cacacactagggaccatttagtgttgccaatatattttatatatatattttcttccaTGGCTTTGCTCTGAGTCCGAGGGTCACAGAGGAAGCTGTAAAAACATGTCAATTTAAATATAAAAGGACGGTTAATTACTCCTACACAACAGCAACATACTAAAAGAGATTTTGATATTTGTATTTACTTACACCCAATAAACTGTAACCAATTAAACTGTCTCCAATGATCCTGCTCCTAATCTGATGTTCTTTATTCTACTTTTCTAGGTCAAACACCCATTTGAACTTATAGGCATGGACCTGGTGGGAAATTAACTAAGACCAAAAACGACAATCAATATATCTGTGTCCTGATAGATTATTTCACCAAATGGCCACAGGATTATccattaaaatctaaaaaaagcagcAGAGGTGACTGAATGAATCATAAAATCTTTTCATCAGTTTGAGGCACCAAAAAGAATATTAACAGACCAAGGCACAGAATTTGTCAATACAGTAAATATGGAAAACAAGACAACTATTTGACTGAATACATGTGTGCATTGTAACATCTTACAAATATTAGTGTGCCCACATTCATTTTCACatataaagtgttctgtggttaatACAAAATGCTACATATCCTGCAAAAATGCTCCCTTTTATAATACTGCACCTACCAAACAAAATATATAATCCAAgctattttttttactgtgtgaAACGTATGTGCACTCTACGTTTACAGATTAACAGGACTGTGTGTGCCAAGCTGGGCATCCAGCAGAGCCTCTGTGCCCCCTACCATCCTCAGACGAATGGTTTGGTGGAGAGGATGAATGGAACCATCCAAAGGTGAAGGAAATATAGCTCCTACCTTTTCTGGGATCAATCTATTCATTAAATATGATCTATGTGGTCTTCAGTTTACGCTAGTACAATTCAATTGTGGGTTTTTGAACAAATGCAAATTGTAATTTAAAATTTGAATGCCGGTATGTTTTATTTTCCAGGGCACTTAGTAAACTTGTGGGTAAAAAACCAGAAACGTGGGACGAGTATCTCGATGCCGTTATATTTGGGCTCCGAACAAAGAAGTAAATAACGACGTCATACTCCCCCTTTTTTTTGATGTTTGGGAGAGAGGTCCCCGAGCACTACAGGGTTAGTGAAGAAATCCTACCATGATTTAGTTACGAGTTTCAATAGAAACTCTGCTCTGTAAATGCAACCGGAAACAGTGTTAATGCAAAGGCAAACAAGCTACACTGTCTCCTgtgaaaaacatttgaaaaaaaatcctgcaAAACACTTTTTTGTTCACAGTTGGACAGCAGTGTTGAGGCCATTGTGGGAGAGGAAGCTCTGGGGGAGGAGATAGAGCGTGAGGGATATTGTGCACAGCAATGTGGCAAAGAAGCAGGAGAGCACCAGGCGGAGGCTGACAACAGGTGCAGCTAAGGAACTTCTCAAAGTTGGAGAGCAGGTCTGGCGGCAGAACGTCAGGAACCAGCAGAGGAAGGGTGGGAAGTTGGAGGCAAACTTCCTGGGCCCATACACAATAACAGCACTGGAgggcaaaagtgcagatttgaaAGCAAAACATGGTGCAGTTTTCCGCAAGGTCAACATTGACCACCTCGTCAAGGTGAGGCATGAAGTGCCACATATACCCCATAAAATAGAAACTTCCACAACCCCTTCTACACCACCTCAGACACCCGCTGACAAGACACACCGCCCCACCGTCATTTGTCCAGAGACACCCCGCCCCACCGTCATTTGTCTCAAGACACACCGCCCCACCGTCATTTGTCTGGCCAAATCCACCAGAGAACCTCCTCCAACTGCActagcctcctcacctccagctgcaccagcctcctcacctccagctgcaccagcctcctcacctccagctgcaccagcctcctcacctccagctgcaccagcctcctcacctccagctgcaccagcctcctcacctccagctgcaccagcctcctcacctccagctgcaccagcctcctcacctccagctgcaccagcctcctcacctccagctgcaccagcctcctcacctccagctgcaccagcctcctcacctccagctgcaccagcctcctcatctccagctgcaccagcctcctcacctccagctgcaccatcctcctcacctccagctgcaccagcctcctcacctccagctgcaccagcctcctcacctccagctgcaccagcctcctcacctccagctgcaccagcctcctcacctccacctccaccagcctcctcacctccacctccaccagcctcctcacctccagctgcaccagcctcctcatctccagctgcaccagcctcctcacctccacacctccagctgcaccagcctcctcacctccacctCTACCAGCCTCCTcgcctcctcacctccagctgcaccagcctcctcaccttcaccagcctcctcacctccagctgcaccagcctcctcaccttcaccagcctcctcaccttcACCAGCCTCCTCACATCCAGCTGCACCAGCATCCTCGCCTCCTCCTCACCTCCGCCTCCTCACCTCCACCcctcctcacctccagctgcaccagcctcctcacctccaactgcaccagcctcctcacttccagctgcaccagcctcctcacctccaactgcactagcctcctcacctccagctgcaccagcctcctcacctccacccCTCCTAAcctcctcacctccagctgcaccagcctcctcacctccacacctccaccagcctcctcacctccagctgcaccagcctcctcgcctcctcctcacctccagctgcaccagcctcctcacctccacctccaccagcctcctcacctccagctgcaccagcctcctcgcctcctcctcacctccagctgcaccagcctcctcacttccagctgcaccagcctcctcacctccaactgcactagcctcctcacctccagctgcaccagcctcctcacctccagctgcaccagcctcttcacctccacctccaccagcctcctcacctccacctccaccagcctcctcacctccacctccaccagcctcctcacctccaactGCACTAGCCTCCTCACTTCCAGCTGCACTagcctcctcacctccaactgcactagcctcctcacctccaactgcactagcctcctcacctccaactgcactagcctcctcacctccaactgcactagcctcctcacctccaactGCACTAGCCTCCTTACCTCCAACTGCActagcctcctcacctccacccCTCCTCAcctccaccagcctcctcacctccaactGCACTAGCCTCCTCACTTCCAactgcaccagcctcctcacttccagctgcaccagcctcctcacctccaactGCACCAGCCTCCTTACCTCCAACTGCActagcctcctcacctccacctccaccagcctcctcacctccacccCTCCTCACCTCCAACTGCACTAGCCTCCTCACttccagctgcaccagcctcctcacctccaccagcctcctcacctccaactgcaccagcctcctcacctccaactGACCTagcctcctcacctccaactGACctagcctcctcacctccagctgcaccagcctcctcacctcctcacctccagctgcaccagcctcctcacctcctcctcacctccagctgcaccagcctcctcacctcctcctcacctccagctgcaccagcctcctcacctcctcctcacctccagctgcaccagcctcctcacctccagctgcaccagcctcctcaccttcaccagcctcctcacctccagctgcaccagcctcctcctcacctccagctgcaccagcctcctcGCCTCCAACTGCACCAGCCTCCTTGCCTCCAACTGCACCAGCCTCCTTACCTCCAACTGCActagcctcctcacctccacctccaccagcctcctcacctccaccagcctcctcacctccaactGCATTagcctcctcacctccaactGACctagcctcctcacctccagctgcaccagcctcctcacctcctcacctccagctgcaccagcctcctcacctcctcctcacctccagctgcaccagcctcctcacctcctcctcacctccagctgcaccagcctcctcgcctcctcctcacctccaccagcctcctcacctccagctgcaccagcctcctcaccttcaccagcctcctcacctccagctgcaccagcctcctcgcctcctcctcacctccagctgcaccagcctcctcGCCTCCTCCTCACCTCCAACTGCACTAGCCTCCTCACttccagctgcaccagcctcctcacctccaactgcactagcctcctcacctccagctgcaccagcctcctcacctccaccagcctcctcacctccacccctcctcacctccagctgcaccagcctcctcacctcctcctcacctccagctgcaccagcctcctcacctccaccagcctcctcacctccagctgcaccagcctcctcacctccagctgcacTAGCCTCCTCATctccagctgcaccagcctcctcatctccagctgcaccagcctcctcaTCTCCAGCTGCACAAGCCTCCTCATCTCCAGCTGCACaagcctcctcacctccaccagcctcctcacctccacctccaccagcctcctcctcacctccagctgcaccagcctcctcctcacctccacccccaccagcctcctcacctccagctgcTTGTTTTGGAGAGGTAGAGGAAACAACTCCACAATACAAAAAAACTCCAATTCAAATATGTAAGTTTTTTTTCATTCTGTGCTTATTACTCAATTGGAAAAAAAGTTATGAGCGTAAAGCTTGTTACTCCTTTGTTGCATTCATGCAAAATGAACACAACTCATAATTTTCAGAAAAGGAAATCGTAACATTTTTAAGAATTGTGGTTGAAatggaaaatgttttttaaaagggGTTTTATGTTCTAATAGAAGGTTAATGAATACATCATGTTTCATGGTTTGATATTGTTCATCTTCTGCAGATGTGAAAGAGGCATTTGCAGGGAAGAAGGCCCATGTCCTTCTTTCAAAGATTGGAaattataatttgtattattgGGACATCGAGAAGGTTGGCCCCAACCAGGAGCTTGAGAGCGAGGTATTACGCTGTCATTTTTGTCTGATGCCTTTACATCACTTCACATACAGTATGTGCATTTCTGGACTATACACATTCTAATTAGGATTATtatctattaataaagttaatAATACATAAATTGCAATTTGGTGACTGGCAAAATTAGTTGATAACTGATCCTCCATACTGAATATATGTAGCATTTACACACAGAGTCAGTCAACATATGGAACTGCATGTCTCATGcacaattaatttattttttcatctttcATAGGTAATCAATGCCTACCTCACCTTTCTTGTGAGGAAATATAATAAAAGAAGTCCAGGAAAGGCTGGTGTCATCGACAGTTTTTGCATGATGGCAATTTGGCAAGGGAAACAACAAAGACTCCGAAAAGTATGAATGTAGGGGACTGTTATGCACATGGAATTTGTTTCTTTGAttatgcaatacattttcattagTTCCTCTTATTTACAGCTCGATCCAATGGCATTCTCCATCCTTTTGGGAATAATTAATGAACAAAACCACTGGATGTTGACGGTGAGATGAGAAGTACTGTGCAAATCTTGCTTCTATAAGATCATTATTAGTGGTTTTGAAGGCCCTATATACTTTCAAGGGTTGAACTCCCTTTCAAATGCCAGTTCTGAAGTTGAAAATATTTCCATGTACCCATTCAATCTTACACCTCAATCTGTCCAATAGTAGGTTTGTGCCTCACttatcttgttttcatgttaaaaaTACAAAGGTCATCTACCCACATGAGAAGAGATTCCTTTTTTTGGATCCATTGGGGGAATCACAAAGGAACATCAAGAGATGCCTGGGGTCAACAAGGTATTTTTTTCCGTTAAAGGATGATGTCTGATACATAGTACTTGCACTATAACGTCAGACAAAAGGCAGCTCTAAGAGCtgctaaatgattgattgatacatactccgtacaattgaccaataaaagtaacatatttcgtacaattgaccactaaatggtaacacccgaataagtttttcaacttgtttaagtcggggtccatgttaatcaatttatgACAATGGTGCAATAGTTTAATAGTTGTTTACAAATAATATTTCTATCATTAAGGGCCTTTATGCGAAAGAAATGCTGCAACGTGACAAGGTGGGCATGCAGCACACTAGCCCATGCACGCCAGCAAGATGGCACATCATGTGGTTTCCTGGCCTTAAAAGTAAGTGTActgtacactactgaaacaatgaGGACAACCTCATGGTCATTACCTTTTTTCATAAGAGAAATCCATGACCTGGTTTCTTACATGTTTGTGATGTGTACCATTAAGTAgcccaaaaattatatatataaacttgaggtgcaccaccaaaaatggagtgatggtttaataacttataaacgcatgcttaccttagctaaagctgaatattactcaaatctcatccaccataataaaaacgatccaaaatttttgtttagtacggtagcatcgctaacccaacaagggactccttccagtagctccaccctgatgactagctgatgactttatgcaattctttaataagaaaattgaagtcattagaaaggaaattaaagacaatgcctcccagctacaactgggttctattaacacagatacgactgtatatacggtggatactgccctccaaaatatttTCTCtcgagtcgggacccaggatggaccgctctccaaggttctcatagtcctcatggtcaccgacgtcccactgcgtgtgagttttccttgcccttatgtgggcctaccgaggatgtcgtagtggtttgtgttgtggtttgtgcagccctttgagacactagtgatttagggctatataaatgaacattgattgattgattgatgttaacaATTATAACCTGCGTATATTCATAAGTTTCTCAAAGTAAAAACATGGATCTTAGCATCTTGCTAATTTATGTATTCATCATAAGAtgcttcaataaatcaatcaatgtttattcatatagccctaaatcacaaatgtctcaaaggactgtacaagccactacgactacgacatcctcggaagaacccacataagggcaaggaaaactttcacacccagtgggatgccagtgacaatgatgactatgagaaccttggagaggacctcatatgtgggcaaacccctccaaccccccctaggggaccgaaagcaatggatgtcgagcgggtctaacatgatactgtgagagttcaatccgtagtggctccaacacagccgcgaaagttcagttcaaaacgaTGCTTATACCCTAACCTATGTTGTTTTTAGTTTGCAGAGGAAATATTGAAAGGGCAGCAAATAAACATCAAGACGAATCCTACGGCCGTGAACAAGATGAGGCTTGATATTGCCACTGTCCTCCTCCGAGAAACAGgtgcattttatttttaacagATCAATATTAATTACTTCATGTTTGAGCTGTTTTAAACCTATGCCGTTCAGTTGGAATTACAGGGAAGGCGGTAAATCATTAAAATGAGGTTTTGCCGCTAACATTCTTAAaccataaaaaatattgatggcaCAGATTAAATCAAATAATCAGGACAGCGTAATACAATTACATATTACTGGAGTTTATTTTAATTTCAGCAAGATATTTTAAGAAATTCAAGAGTGAATATTGATGCATACTCTTTTTCGGAACAGATGATCTCAGCAAGTTCTGTCACAGCTGTGGGATGGAGGAGAGCGATGACCCTAATTGGGTACGTTTTCACTGTGCAATACAGTCAGGCTGTGAAATAGCAGGGCGTAGATAACATAATTTTTGTAGTAAAATAGTTACAGTGATAATGATGAATTATTAAAATCCAGaatttatatacatttaatttaatggCCCAACTTTTCTGCCTCCTCACCTTAGATCCGCTGTGACATCTGTGACAGGTGGTTTCACCACGAGTGTGTCCTGAGGCCAGATCTTGATGGGGATTACCTGTGCCCTGCATGTGTATGATGATTGCCTTTGTGTTTACTTCATTTGACGTTTGACTttgaatattttatatataaattatttaacTATGTGTGGATTTTGttagacttaaacttagacaaactttaatgatccacaagggaaattatttgtttgtattaaaaaaaaattgcattataccttgtttgataagaaattatattTCTTCTCCTCTGATctgaaaaaaaactatttaattaCAAGACTGGTTTCAGATTATATTATAGTAATACCGAtgtatttattatgtttataatatacatatatatatatataaatcacttagatttatatagcgcttttctaaacactcacagagaagtgggacccaacattcattcacacctggtggtggtaagctacatcagtagccacagctgccctggggtagactgacggaagcgtggctgccaatttgcacctacggcccttccgaccaccaccaatcattcattcatcattcattcaccagtgtgagcagcaccgggggcaagggtgaagtgtcctgcccaaggcagtgattttttttggatgtcaataggtgggaagcgaacctgcaactttcaggtttctggccggccgctctacccactatgccatgccgggcctatgtatgtatgtatgtatgtatgtatgtatgtatgtatgtatgtatgtatgtatgtatgtatgtatgtatgtatgtatgtatgtatgtatgtatgtatgtatgtatgtatgtatgtatgtatgtatgtatgtatgtatgtatgtatgtatgtatgtatgtatgtatgtatgtatgtgtgtgtgtgtgtgtgtgtgtgtgtgtgtgtgtgtgtgtgtgtgtgtgtgtgtgtatatacaacaatgtgtgtgtgtgtgttatatatatatacactgtatattaccaaataaacgcctcttcctaataatagcagCCCATGTATAGCGATACACCACAACTGACTGGAAGTGGGGGAAAAGCtgggaaagtaggcaaaagtcctcagtgttcaaaaatcagtcacacaagtcccgcagctggccacccgagtcaagGGATGCCCAGCATGTCCATAGCGCacaccgcaaagtcacactggaagtgggggggaaagtaggcaaaagtcctcaaaatgttcaaaaatcgtACCCGGAatggagtcccacaagtcccccatgtcccaaaaattaaaaaaatgaataaaaatccaggggccggattttggacgctggcgggccgtttTTGGCCCGCGTGCCTTAGTTTGGAGACCAATTTCAAAAATTGTCCCCAGCCTGGTATTGTTTTCCTTGGAGTTTATAGAGactaaatccagcagaaaattggCGTTATAAACAAAGGGAGAGAGTTTAGAAGGGAAAAACATGCATTCTCCGGCAGGTGGGTTGaaggtgctgcctgaaaaagcacccccccccccctaactccgcctgtggaggtccaatcatcacatggttttcgctgtatacagggggggggggggtaaggatgagtcaccagggtgagtttcatgtctctatgtggttcctagccagagatagatagggggtgcattttccggcaggtgggctgttggtgctgcctgaaaaagcatCCCCACCCCATAACTCCGCCtctggaggtccaatcatcacatggttttcactgtatacagggggggtaaggatgagttactagggtgagtttcatgtccctacgagcATCTTAGtcagagatagatagggggtgcattttccggcaggtgggctgttggtgctgcctgaaaaagcaccccccctAACTCTGCCtctggaggtccaatcatcacatggttttcactgtatacaggggggggggggggggggatgagttactagggtgagtttcatgtctctacgagcaTCCTAaccagagatagatagggggtgcattttccggcaggtgggctgttggtgctgcctgaaaaagtgccccccccccccccccccccccacccctaactccgcctgtggaggtccaatcatcacatggttttcacagtatacaggggggataaggatgagttactagggtgagtttcatgtcgctacgagcATCCTAaccagagatagatagggggtgcattttccggcaggtgggctgttggtgctgcctgaaaaagtgccccccc
The DNA window shown above is from Nerophis ophidion isolate RoL-2023_Sa linkage group LG23, RoL_Noph_v1.0, whole genome shotgun sequence and carries:
- the LOC133541775 gene encoding fibrous sheath CABYR-binding protein-like, whose product is MCTLRLQINRTVCAKLGIQQSLCAPYHPQTNGLVERMNGTIQSNVAKKQESTRRRLTTGAAKELLKVGEQVWRQNVRNQQRKGGKLEANFLGPYTITALEGKSADLKAKHGAVFRKVNIDHLVKVSCTSLLTSSPPAAPASSPPPHLQLHQPPHLLLTSSCTSLLTSSSPPAAPASSPPAAPASSPSPASSPPAAPASSSPPAAPASSPPTAPASLPPTAPASLPPTALASSPPPPPASSPPPASSPPTALASSPPTDLASSPPAAPASSPPHLQLHQPPHLLLTSSCTSLLTSSSPPAAPASSPPPHLHQPPHLQLHQPPHLHQPPHLQLHQPPRLLLTSSCTSLLASSSPPTALASSLPAAPASSPPTALASSPPAAPASSPPPASSPPPLLTSSCTSLLTSSSPPAAPASSPPPASSPPAAPASSPPAALASSSPAAPASSSPAAPASSSPAAQASSSPAAQASSPPPASSPPPPPASSSPPAAPASSSPPPPPASSPPAACFGEVEETTPQYKKTPIQIYVKEAFAGKKAHVLLSKIGNYNLYYWDIEKVGPNQELESEVINAYLTFLVRKYNKRSPGKAGVIDSFCMMAIWQGKQQRLRKLDPMAFSILLGIINEQNHWMLTVIYPHEKRFLFLDPLGESQRNIKRCLGSTRAFMRKKCCNVTRWACSTLAHARQQDGTSCGFLALKFAEEILKGQQINIKTNPTAVNKMRLDIATVLLRETDDLSKFCHSCGMEESDDPNWIRCDICDRWFHHECVLRPDLDGDYLCPACV